In the Stigmatella erecta genome, one interval contains:
- a CDS encoding iron-containing redox enzyme family protein — MKEEFWRMADNARTQAEYLADRKLQSLEHAPLEVLKQIFVQYRYFTIFYISDLALLVYRLPFGKLRSLLADFLNDELGNGQHTQAHQQIYDDFLVSLGIPREELEANAHPANLQLLGEIRDLVMTESPWYAVGLRGMGGECLCQVYLASMHAHFIQNPAIQAMKDRLDWRFWDIHTGEIDIAHRELLRAALMEAVDADPAALEGLVEGYRKSKGVFDQFWDNIFETAGAALRAA; from the coding sequence ATGAAGGAAGAGTTCTGGCGGATGGCGGACAACGCACGGACCCAGGCCGAGTATCTGGCGGACCGGAAGCTCCAGTCCCTGGAGCACGCCCCGCTGGAGGTCCTGAAGCAGATCTTCGTGCAGTACCGCTACTTCACCATCTTCTACATCAGCGACCTGGCGCTCCTGGTCTACCGCCTTCCGTTCGGGAAGCTGCGCAGCCTGCTGGCCGACTTCCTCAACGATGAGCTGGGCAACGGCCAGCACACGCAGGCGCACCAGCAGATCTACGATGACTTCCTGGTGAGCCTCGGCATTCCCCGGGAGGAACTGGAGGCGAACGCGCACCCGGCCAACCTCCAACTGCTGGGGGAGATTCGCGACCTGGTGATGACGGAGTCTCCCTGGTACGCCGTCGGGCTGCGCGGCATGGGGGGCGAGTGCCTGTGCCAGGTCTACCTGGCGTCCATGCACGCGCACTTCATCCAGAACCCGGCCATCCAGGCGATGAAGGACCGGCTGGACTGGCGGTTCTGGGACATCCACACCGGGGAGATCGACATCGCGCACCGCGAGCTGCTGCGCGCGGCGCTCATGGAGGCGGTGGACGCGGACCCCGCGGCGCTGGAGGGGCTGGTCGAGGGCTACCGCAAGAGCAAGGGCGTCTTCGACCAGTTCTGGGACAACATCTTCGAGACCGCGGGCGCGGCGCTCCGCGCGGCCTGA
- a CDS encoding ATPase domain-containing protein, with protein MTAVVAPSLQRIPSGVLGLDAILDGGFLQGGTYIIAGMPGTGKTILGNQVCFHHVAHGGRVVYVTLLAETHGRLLAHLRGMAFFSEEPLASALHYVSAYRVLTSEGLSGLLELLRKLIREHRASMLVLDGLVSASASAPNELAFKEFVHELNTLVSVIGCTTFLLTNGHSPEDVHPEHTMVDGLIELTDELIGVRAVRELIVRKFRGSAHLRGRHVFQISPQGITVYPRSEAMLADPIAVPGEYKARAPVGLPELDGMLRGGLQRGSATLIMGPSGSGKTLLGLQFLSHGANQGEPSLYFGFYESPPRLVGKGESIGLDMAGAMRGGMLEMLWQPPVELVLDALAVKILSAIRRRGVQRLLIDGLIGFKESTVHPERINRFFAAFTNELRALDVTTVFTEETRVLFGPEIETPVKGLSALVENHLFLRQVEWKGELRRVLAILKTRESGHDPSLREVIIDDQGWHIGARFKGKSVLTDSRLPRPPKRRSTDVAKPQGARKKPRRPE; from the coding sequence ATGACGGCCGTGGTTGCCCCTTCCCTCCAGCGCATCCCCAGCGGCGTGCTCGGCCTGGATGCGATCCTCGATGGCGGGTTCTTGCAGGGCGGGACGTACATCATCGCGGGCATGCCGGGCACCGGGAAGACCATTCTCGGCAACCAGGTCTGCTTCCACCACGTGGCCCACGGCGGCCGGGTCGTCTACGTCACCCTGCTGGCCGAGACGCACGGGCGCCTGCTCGCGCACCTGCGCGGCATGGCCTTCTTCTCCGAGGAGCCACTGGCCTCCGCGCTCCACTACGTGAGCGCCTACCGGGTGCTCACCAGCGAGGGGCTCTCGGGGCTGCTGGAGCTGTTGCGCAAGCTCATCCGCGAGCACCGCGCCTCCATGCTGGTGCTCGATGGGCTGGTGAGCGCCAGCGCCTCGGCGCCCAACGAGCTGGCCTTCAAGGAGTTCGTCCACGAGCTCAACACGCTGGTGAGCGTCATCGGCTGTACCACGTTCCTGCTCACCAACGGCCACAGCCCCGAGGACGTGCACCCCGAGCACACCATGGTGGATGGGCTCATCGAGCTGACGGACGAGCTCATCGGCGTGCGTGCCGTGCGCGAGCTCATCGTGCGCAAGTTCCGGGGCAGCGCGCACCTGCGCGGCCGGCACGTGTTTCAAATCTCGCCGCAGGGCATCACCGTCTACCCGCGCTCGGAGGCGATGCTGGCCGACCCCATCGCCGTGCCGGGGGAGTACAAGGCCCGCGCCCCCGTGGGGCTGCCCGAGCTGGATGGGATGCTGCGCGGCGGGCTGCAGCGCGGCAGCGCCACGCTCATCATGGGCCCCTCGGGCAGCGGCAAGACGCTGCTCGGCTTGCAGTTCCTCTCCCACGGCGCGAACCAGGGCGAGCCCAGCCTCTACTTCGGCTTCTACGAGTCGCCGCCGCGGCTGGTGGGCAAGGGCGAGTCCATCGGGCTCGACATGGCGGGGGCGATGCGCGGCGGGATGCTGGAGATGCTCTGGCAGCCGCCGGTGGAGCTGGTGCTGGATGCGCTCGCGGTGAAAATCCTCTCGGCCATCCGCCGCCGGGGCGTGCAGCGGCTGCTCATCGACGGGCTGATCGGCTTCAAGGAATCCACCGTCCACCCCGAGCGCATCAACCGCTTCTTCGCCGCCTTCACCAACGAGCTGCGGGCGCTGGATGTGACGACGGTCTTCACGGAGGAGACGCGCGTGCTGTTCGGGCCGGAGATCGAAACCCCGGTCAAGGGGCTGTCCGCCCTGGTGGAGAACCACCTGTTCCTGCGCCAGGTGGAGTGGAAGGGCGAGCTGCGGCGGGTGCTGGCCATTCTCAAGACGCGGGAGAGCGGGCATGACCCGTCCCTGCGCGAGGTCATCATCGATGACCAGGGCTGGCACATCGGCGCGCGCTTCAAGGGCAAGTCGGTGCTGACCGACTCGCGGCTGCCCCGTCCGCCCAAGCGCCGCAGCACGGACGTGGCCAAGCCGCAGGGGGCCCGCAAGAAGCCTCGGAGGCCCGAGTGA
- a CDS encoding response regulator: MKTVLLVDDEHAILDALSGILADEGFRVVTAGNGREAVHRLREETPDVALVDVMMPVMDGRELLREMAADERWKHVPVVLMSAVPLAILNREAPVACADFFQKPFDLWKLIARLRELAGEGSH, translated from the coding sequence GTGAAGACGGTCCTCCTCGTCGACGACGAGCACGCCATTCTCGACGCGCTCTCGGGCATCCTCGCGGACGAGGGGTTCCGGGTCGTCACGGCGGGCAACGGCCGTGAGGCGGTCCACCGGCTGCGCGAGGAGACGCCCGACGTGGCGCTCGTCGATGTGATGATGCCGGTGATGGATGGGCGGGAGCTGCTGCGGGAGATGGCCGCGGACGAGCGCTGGAAGCACGTGCCCGTGGTGCTCATGAGCGCCGTGCCCCTGGCCATCCTCAACCGGGAAGCCCCTGTCGCCTGCGCGGACTTCTTCCAGAAGCCGTTCGACTTGTGGAAGCTCATCGCCCGGCTGCGGGAGCTGGCCGGGGAGGGCAGTCACTAG
- a CDS encoding pyridoxal-phosphate-dependent aminotransferase family protein gives MIPGPVEFDPEVMRALGARTLSHLDPVFIATFGRALQRLREVCLAPSAQPFIVAGTGTLAMELAVANLVEPGDRALVVNTGYFSDRMALILSRHGAEVTQVRAPVGETPSPEAVAQALAQGPYQVMTVTHVDTSTGVRAPAEALVRAAHRQGVLSVVDGVCATAGETFHQDAWGADVYLTGSQKALGVPPGLALLTVSPRALAAWRARKHPVRSFYADWAEWLPIMEAYEAAKPAYFATPAVNLITALEVSLGQILREGMEARFARHRHMARAFRAAWRALGLKSLPTSEAATAHTLSALYYPDGVDASLVGRVRGQGVVLAGGLHPELKTRYFRVGHMNLVGPGEVLATVGAVERALIAAGHRVPPGAAVSAAQAALVDSAPAPD, from the coding sequence ATGATTCCCGGTCCGGTGGAGTTCGACCCGGAGGTGATGCGCGCCCTGGGGGCCCGGACGCTCAGCCACCTGGACCCCGTCTTCATCGCCACCTTTGGCCGGGCCCTCCAGCGGCTGCGCGAGGTGTGCCTGGCGCCCTCCGCGCAGCCCTTCATCGTCGCGGGCACGGGCACCCTCGCCATGGAGCTGGCGGTGGCCAACCTGGTGGAGCCCGGGGACCGGGCGCTCGTCGTCAACACCGGCTACTTCAGCGACCGGATGGCGCTCATCCTGTCCCGGCACGGCGCCGAGGTGACTCAGGTGCGGGCCCCCGTGGGCGAGACGCCCAGCCCGGAGGCGGTGGCGCAGGCCCTGGCCCAGGGTCCTTACCAGGTGATGACCGTCACCCACGTGGACACCTCCACCGGCGTGCGCGCCCCCGCCGAGGCGCTCGTCCGCGCCGCCCACCGCCAGGGCGTCCTGTCCGTGGTGGACGGGGTGTGCGCCACCGCCGGGGAGACGTTCCACCAGGACGCGTGGGGCGCGGACGTGTACCTCACCGGCAGCCAGAAGGCCCTGGGCGTGCCGCCGGGGCTGGCGCTGCTCACCGTGAGCCCCCGCGCGCTGGCGGCCTGGCGCGCCCGGAAGCACCCGGTGCGCTCCTTCTATGCCGACTGGGCCGAGTGGCTGCCCATCATGGAGGCCTACGAGGCCGCCAAGCCCGCCTACTTCGCCACCCCCGCCGTCAACCTCATCACCGCGCTGGAGGTGAGCCTGGGGCAAATCCTGCGCGAGGGCATGGAGGCCCGCTTCGCCCGGCACCGGCACATGGCCCGCGCCTTCCGCGCCGCCTGGCGCGCCCTGGGGCTGAAGTCCCTGCCCACCTCCGAGGCCGCCACCGCCCACACCCTGAGCGCCCTGTACTACCCGGACGGCGTCGACGCCTCGCTGGTGGGGCGCGTGCGCGGCCAGGGCGTGGTGCTGGCCGGGGGGCTGCACCCGGAGCTCAAGACGCGCTACTTCCGGGTGGGCCACATGAACCTCGTGGGGCCCGGGGAGGTGCTCGCCACGGTGGGCGCCGTGGAGCGGGCGCTGATCGCCGCGGGCCACCGGGTGCCGCCCGGCGCGGCCGTCTCCGCCGCCCAGGCCGCCCTGGTGGACTCCGCCCCGGCGCCCGATTGA
- a CDS encoding lysophospholipid acyltransferase family protein, giving the protein MSRSAPPPAPPPAPASPSIRLTSPHLRRVIGEPPGPLTGFLANLVLGLVARLSRGTREALARFVGGLAYTLGIRRRVALENLALALPERSEAERHAIAQGVYRTMASTALESLADRDRLPPGWEHEETVGQAAWEALQAHVATGKGALLVTAHFGNWEVLGELLILKGVPLNALVRPLKGALNLRIAENRLRSGAGLIYPKGAVQETVEAIHRGESVFMLLDQAIPSKGVFVPFFGRLASTTPAMAIAAQRTQVPAWVVLGVRDGARMRLHVEGPLPPPVPAEGRDVITEHTAQVTAALERIIRQYPEQWMWLHRRWKYPPPPA; this is encoded by the coding sequence GTGTCCCGCTCCGCCCCACCGCCCGCCCCGCCCCCTGCCCCGGCCTCCCCGTCCATCCGGCTGACCTCGCCCCACCTGCGGCGCGTCATCGGCGAGCCCCCGGGGCCGCTCACGGGCTTCCTGGCCAACCTGGTGCTGGGGCTCGTGGCGCGGCTGTCGCGGGGCACGCGCGAGGCGCTGGCGCGCTTCGTGGGCGGGCTGGCCTACACGCTGGGCATCCGCCGCCGGGTGGCGCTGGAGAACCTGGCGCTCGCGCTGCCGGAGCGCTCGGAGGCGGAGCGGCACGCCATCGCCCAGGGCGTCTACCGCACCATGGCGAGCACGGCGCTGGAGTCCCTGGCGGACCGGGACCGGCTGCCCCCGGGCTGGGAGCACGAGGAGACGGTGGGCCAGGCGGCGTGGGAGGCGCTCCAGGCGCACGTGGCCACGGGCAAGGGCGCGCTGCTGGTGACGGCCCACTTCGGCAACTGGGAAGTGCTCGGGGAGCTGCTCATCCTGAAGGGCGTGCCGCTCAACGCGCTGGTGCGCCCGCTCAAGGGGGCCCTCAACCTGCGCATCGCGGAGAACCGGCTGCGCTCGGGCGCGGGGCTCATCTACCCCAAGGGCGCGGTGCAGGAGACGGTGGAGGCCATTCACCGCGGCGAGAGCGTGTTCATGCTGCTCGACCAGGCCATCCCGAGCAAAGGCGTCTTCGTGCCGTTCTTCGGCCGGCTCGCCTCCACGACGCCCGCCATGGCCATCGCGGCCCAGCGCACCCAGGTGCCCGCCTGGGTGGTGCTGGGGGTGCGCGACGGGGCCCGCATGCGCCTGCACGTCGAGGGGCCCCTGCCGCCCCCCGTGCCCGCTGAGGGCCGGGACGTCATCACCGAGCACACCGCCCAGGTCACCGCCGCGCTGGAGCGCATCATCCGCCAGTACCCCGAGCAGTGGATGTGGCTGCACCGCCGCTGGAAGTACCCGCCGCCGCCCGCGTGA
- a CDS encoding metallophosphoesterase, which produces MRTLFIGDVHGCAEELDALLAVCGWQPGDRVVLMGDLVAKGPDSAGVLARARERGLLAVRGNHDEHVLRWHQGYVKPGKKLKPQHQQVLDTLKPEDWAYLASLPLYLRLPDFNAIVVHAGMVPGVPVEEQSREHLLNLRSITRDGTPSKRVDGGEPWASHWRGPELILFGHDAMRGIQRHPHALGLDSGCVYGGRLTAYALPEGRFYSVPARRAYMDATL; this is translated from the coding sequence ATGCGCACGCTGTTCATCGGGGATGTCCACGGCTGTGCCGAGGAGCTCGACGCGTTGCTGGCCGTGTGTGGCTGGCAGCCGGGGGACCGCGTTGTGCTCATGGGCGACCTGGTGGCCAAGGGCCCGGACTCGGCCGGGGTGCTGGCCCGGGCGCGGGAGCGGGGCCTGCTGGCGGTGCGCGGCAACCACGACGAGCACGTGCTGCGCTGGCACCAGGGCTACGTGAAGCCCGGCAAGAAGCTCAAGCCCCAGCACCAGCAGGTGCTGGACACGCTCAAGCCCGAGGACTGGGCCTACCTGGCGTCCCTGCCGCTGTACCTGCGCCTGCCGGACTTCAACGCCATCGTGGTGCACGCGGGCATGGTGCCGGGCGTGCCGGTGGAGGAGCAGTCGCGGGAGCACCTGCTCAACCTGCGCAGCATCACCCGGGACGGGACGCCCTCCAAGCGCGTGGATGGGGGCGAGCCCTGGGCCAGCCACTGGCGGGGGCCGGAGCTCATCCTCTTCGGGCACGACGCCATGCGCGGCATCCAGCGCCACCCGCACGCGCTTGGGCTGGACTCGGGCTGCGTCTATGGCGGACGGCTCACCGCGTACGCGCTGCCCGAGGGGCGCTTTTACTCGGTGCCCGCCCGGCGCGCGTACATGGACGCGACCCTCTAA
- the alr gene encoding alanine racemase: protein MELEHGGTSKAPAAQSSWLELSAASLRHNVEVFRALEARGGPARALGAVLKGNAYGHGLDQVLPLVHPRVDILYFITPQDALAARAFERERGLAPRQVLVLGATAPEEAVALAREGVDAVVADSAWASAGPVLRAARLPRPLRVHVHIDTGLGREGFTLEQLSRDTGFLAEDRDVFEVTGVLSHFANTEDVTEQAYALAQLEAFEVGTARLREGLGLKGPLQRHIAASAASLSLPRARYDALRVGISLYGFWPSPESRLSARLVLGEVPSLRPVLSWKCRSQVVKWLPAGSYVGYGCTYRCPEPTRIAVLPVGYFDGYPRLASGKAHVLVNGRRCAVLGRVMMNHLIVDVTRATADERPLTATLLGADGDETLPAETLAGWAQTIHYEVVTRLGAHLRRVVVD, encoded by the coding sequence GTGGAGCTGGAGCACGGCGGTACGAGCAAGGCGCCCGCGGCGCAGTCGTCCTGGTTGGAGCTGAGCGCGGCCAGCCTGCGGCACAACGTGGAGGTGTTCCGCGCGCTGGAGGCCCGGGGTGGCCCCGCCCGGGCCCTGGGCGCGGTGCTCAAGGGCAACGCGTACGGGCATGGCCTGGATCAGGTGCTGCCCCTGGTCCACCCGCGGGTGGACATCCTCTACTTCATCACCCCCCAGGATGCGCTGGCCGCCCGGGCCTTCGAGCGCGAGCGGGGCCTGGCCCCCCGGCAGGTGCTGGTGCTGGGCGCCACCGCCCCGGAGGAGGCCGTCGCGCTGGCGCGCGAGGGCGTGGACGCGGTGGTGGCCGACAGCGCCTGGGCCAGCGCCGGCCCGGTGCTGCGCGCGGCGCGGCTGCCACGCCCCCTGCGGGTTCACGTCCACATCGACACGGGGCTGGGGCGCGAGGGCTTCACCCTGGAGCAGCTCTCCCGCGACACCGGCTTCCTGGCCGAAGACCGGGACGTGTTCGAGGTGACGGGCGTGCTCAGCCACTTCGCCAACACGGAGGACGTGACGGAGCAGGCGTACGCGCTCGCGCAGCTCGAGGCCTTCGAGGTGGGCACGGCGCGGCTCAGGGAGGGGCTCGGCCTGAAGGGGCCGCTCCAGCGCCACATCGCCGCCAGCGCCGCCAGCCTGTCCCTGCCCCGCGCGCGCTACGACGCGCTCCGGGTGGGCATCTCCTTATATGGGTTCTGGCCCTCGCCCGAGTCGCGCCTGTCGGCCCGGCTGGTGCTGGGCGAGGTGCCCTCGCTCCGGCCGGTGCTCTCCTGGAAGTGCCGCAGCCAGGTGGTGAAGTGGCTGCCCGCGGGCAGCTACGTGGGCTACGGCTGCACGTACCGCTGCCCCGAGCCCACGCGCATCGCCGTGCTGCCCGTGGGGTACTTCGATGGGTACCCGCGCCTGGCCTCCGGCAAGGCGCACGTGCTGGTGAACGGCCGGCGCTGCGCGGTGCTGGGGCGCGTGATGATGAACCACCTCATCGTGGATGTGACGCGCGCCACCGCGGACGAGCGCCCCCTCACGGCGACGCTGCTGGGCGCCGACGGCGACGAGACGCTGCCGGCCGAGACGCTGGCCGGCTGGGCGCAGACCATCCACTACGAGGTGGTGACGCGCCTGGGCGCGCACCTGCGGCGCGTGGTGGTGGACTGA
- a CDS encoding VOC family protein has protein sequence MAAIQNFHLAFPVSDLASARAFYTGVIGCPEGRSTDHYVDFDFYGHQIVAHLAERPKTSESDFDGSDVTIPHFGLNLDWDAFHALLQRLKAGNVRFVKEPHVRLEGKVGEHISMFVHDFSGNALEFKAFRHQDQVFSMELSEAPASSRR, from the coding sequence ATGGCGGCCATCCAGAACTTCCACCTTGCCTTCCCCGTGTCGGATCTCGCCTCGGCGCGGGCCTTCTACACGGGCGTCATCGGCTGTCCCGAGGGGCGCAGCACGGACCACTACGTGGACTTCGACTTCTACGGGCACCAGATCGTCGCGCACCTGGCCGAGCGGCCGAAGACCAGCGAGTCCGACTTCGACGGCAGCGATGTGACGATTCCCCACTTCGGGCTGAACCTCGACTGGGACGCCTTCCATGCGCTGCTCCAGCGGCTGAAGGCCGGCAACGTGCGCTTCGTCAAGGAGCCCCATGTCCGGCTCGAGGGGAAGGTGGGCGAGCACATCTCCATGTTCGTCCACGACTTCTCGGGCAACGCCCTGGAGTTCAAGGCGTTCCGCCACCAGGACCAGGTCTTCTCGATGGAGCTGAGCGAGGCGCCCGCCTCCTCCCGCCGCTGA
- a CDS encoding aspartate aminotransferase family protein: MSTPKAALERLSDTAPKSAAYRNDRNHVFHSWSAQATLDPVVVTGAKGARFWDENGRTWLDFSSQLVNVNVGHQHPKLVAAIQAQAAKLCTVAPYHANEAASEAARLIAEVAPGDLNKVFFTNGGAEAIENALRMARHHTGRHKVMAAYRSYHGATSGANTLTGDPRRWGSEPGMPGVVHFWGPYLYRSAFHATTPAEECERALSHLADVLMMEGPHTVAAIVLESVVGGNGILVPPDGYLQGVRRLCDQHGIVMIADEVMTGFGRCGEWFAVNHWNVTPDLITFAKGVNCGYVPLGGVILSDRIAETFAHRAYPGGLTYSGHPLACAAAVACLHIYKEERILEHARHLGEDVIGPALREIQQRHPSVGEVRGLGVFWAIELVRNRKTREPLVPYNASGPANAPMAELVSACKARGVWPFTHFNRMHVVPPLTLTDDEAREGLALIDEVLSLADRHVSG; the protein is encoded by the coding sequence GTGAGCACTCCGAAGGCAGCCCTGGAACGGCTTTCCGACACCGCCCCGAAGTCCGCGGCCTACCGCAACGACCGCAACCACGTGTTCCACTCCTGGTCGGCCCAGGCCACGTTGGATCCCGTCGTGGTGACGGGCGCGAAGGGGGCCCGGTTCTGGGATGAGAACGGCAGGACGTGGCTGGACTTCTCCAGCCAGCTCGTCAACGTCAACGTCGGCCACCAGCACCCCAAGCTCGTCGCCGCCATCCAGGCGCAGGCCGCGAAGCTGTGCACGGTGGCGCCCTACCACGCCAACGAGGCGGCCAGCGAAGCGGCCCGGCTGATCGCCGAGGTGGCGCCGGGAGACCTCAACAAGGTCTTCTTCACCAACGGGGGCGCCGAGGCCATCGAGAACGCCCTGCGCATGGCGCGCCACCACACGGGGCGCCACAAGGTGATGGCGGCCTACCGCAGCTACCACGGCGCCACCAGCGGCGCGAACACCCTGACCGGAGACCCCCGCCGCTGGGGCTCCGAGCCCGGCATGCCCGGCGTGGTCCACTTCTGGGGCCCCTACCTGTACCGCTCGGCGTTCCATGCCACCACGCCGGCCGAGGAGTGCGAGCGCGCCCTGTCCCACCTCGCCGACGTGCTCATGATGGAGGGCCCGCACACCGTGGCCGCCATCGTGCTGGAGAGCGTGGTGGGCGGCAACGGCATCCTCGTCCCGCCGGACGGCTACCTCCAGGGGGTGCGCCGGCTGTGCGACCAGCACGGCATCGTGATGATCGCCGACGAGGTGATGACCGGCTTCGGCCGGTGCGGCGAGTGGTTCGCGGTGAATCACTGGAACGTGACGCCCGACCTCATCACCTTCGCCAAGGGCGTCAACTGCGGCTACGTCCCGCTGGGCGGCGTCATCCTCAGCGACCGGATCGCCGAGACCTTCGCCCACCGCGCCTATCCTGGAGGCCTGACGTACTCGGGCCATCCGCTGGCCTGCGCGGCGGCCGTGGCCTGCCTCCACATCTACAAGGAAGAGCGCATCCTGGAGCACGCCCGCCACCTGGGCGAGGACGTCATCGGCCCGGCGCTGAGGGAGATCCAGCAGCGCCACCCGTCGGTGGGCGAGGTGCGCGGCCTCGGGGTGTTCTGGGCCATCGAGCTGGTGCGCAACCGGAAGACGCGCGAGCCGCTCGTGCCCTACAACGCCTCGGGCCCCGCCAACGCGCCGATGGCGGAGCTCGTCAGCGCGTGCAAGGCGCGGGGGGTGTGGCCGTTCACGCACTTCAACCGCATGCATGTCGTGCCCCCGCTGACCCTCACCGACGACGAGGCGCGGGAAGGCCTCGCCCTCATCGACGAGGTGCTGTCGCTCGCCGACCGTCACGTCAGCGGCTGA